A single region of the Sphingobium sp. TKS genome encodes:
- a CDS encoding glycosyltransferase family 2 protein, producing MKEFPAVESGEAVASPRIAVILPCYNEAGAIVQTVEDFRRALPTAEIYVFDNNSSDGSRELAAGAGAIVRCVAQQGKGHVVRRMFADVDADIYIMADGDATYEAAAAPRMVAAMLEDNLDMVVGSRRSEIEEAYRRGHRFGNWALTSLLKQLFGRSFTDILSGYRVFSRRFVKSFPVLSAGFEIETEISVHALELAMPVAEVVTAYGARPEGSVSKLSTYRDGWRILRTIITLYRIERPVLFFGIIAALLAATGLILAAPLILTYMKTGLVPRFPTAILVTGLMILATLSGMCGLILDTVVRGRREVRRLAYLAFKAPSDFARRD from the coding sequence ATGAAGGAATTTCCGGCAGTGGAAAGCGGGGAGGCGGTCGCAAGCCCACGGATAGCGGTCATCCTTCCCTGCTATAATGAGGCTGGCGCGATCGTTCAGACGGTGGAGGATTTTCGCCGCGCGTTGCCGACCGCTGAAATCTATGTCTTCGACAACAACAGCAGCGATGGGAGCCGCGAGCTTGCCGCCGGGGCAGGGGCTATCGTCCGCTGCGTGGCGCAGCAGGGCAAGGGCCATGTCGTCCGCCGCATGTTCGCGGATGTCGATGCGGACATCTATATCATGGCCGATGGTGATGCGACCTATGAGGCCGCCGCCGCGCCGCGGATGGTCGCGGCGATGCTGGAAGACAATCTCGACATGGTCGTCGGCTCGCGCAGGAGCGAGATCGAGGAAGCCTATCGCCGGGGCCATCGCTTTGGCAATTGGGCGCTGACCAGCCTGTTGAAGCAGCTTTTCGGACGCAGCTTCACCGACATTCTTTCGGGCTATCGCGTCTTTTCCCGGCGGTTCGTGAAAAGCTTCCCGGTTCTTTCCGCCGGTTTCGAGATCGAGACGGAAATCAGCGTCCATGCGCTGGAGCTCGCCATGCCTGTGGCGGAGGTGGTCACCGCCTATGGGGCGCGGCCGGAAGGGTCGGTCAGCAAGCTTTCCACCTATCGTGACGGGTGGCGCATCCTGCGCACGATCATCACGCTTTATCGCATCGAACGGCCGGTCCTCTTCTTTGGGATCATCGCTGCGCTGCTGGCCGCGACCGGGCTGATCCTGGCGGCTCCGCTGATCCTCACTTATATGAAGACGGGCCTTGTGCCGCGTTTCCCCACCGCCATATTGGTGACGGGCCTGATGATCCTTGCCACCTTGTCGGGCATGTGCGGCCTCATCCTCGATACCGTCGTGCGCGGCCGGCGGGAGGTGCGGCGGCTCGCCTATCTCGCCTTCAAGGCGCCATCCGATTTCGCCCGGCGCGACTGA